The DNA sequence agaataagttagttcatttgcttgatcatattaggagaattattctttgaacatggatatgggtgattataactcttTAGTCTAAATATCCCATCGATCCctgtataaaaaattattatgtcacgagtttttgtctcccgtacctattatgttgcattcctatcccttgatcacttatatatatgtatataatttaattttcttttcttttcttttctttaatttcatcatttgcatattcgtgacacctttaaggaattattttggctttcgcaattaatgcgatggGTACCAATTAAatccttgaatgaacattttgtcccttttgatattttataaatttagatttgcattcatgtagaaaacatccaaatgtgataaaattaagggttagattaggaaaattttgattaaacTTCGCAACTAgtttagactaggttgaaagggtgccttagatttgAATTAATCGAATCTTTGCCTTATCTTTTCTCAAACGCAACTCCCGAACtcgttttctcttgttttcaaagacctgaaGTTGtcaaaagggttttattttattttgctttattttttgggtgacttggtacaccaaaactccatatcaagtggcgactcctattttttcttaaaaactcttttagactaaattttggacccaaattatcgcattttttttaagtcccattctagatcctttttcatttattattaataaatcacatttttttATAACACCTTTTCATTTCCCAttgcgaaaaatggggcgcgacaacttggcgactccactggggacgctAGAGAAtccaagcacttggtttagtcgctttttctttttgtaacccttttatttatcatatttggatgttttaggttgcatttttcttttttaggatgttttgcaTTTCACACTCGTAATCGTTCATTGTCTTACGTGTATgtgaatggtttatttatttacttattcgTATCGCGTTTTGCATTTGGGGTGGGGAATATTACCTTAGAGGCTTCACGTGCATTTAATGTTAATCCCTCCCCTCAgaggagcacttcatacgtgcatacgctatTTATTTAAAACTCTacatcttattttcttttagtggttGTCAAACCACTCCTCCCTGTTAGGATTAGGACCgattcacttggacatgtggccgtggcacgacgtgcacgtagcaatgtctgggggatcactcgagccaccgactaAGGGCTTTGGAATTGATGACCCTTAGCCCTTttgtctgaaggcttgggaaccTGAAACTTTATCGAgtttagatgcattagtgagtcCAACCTCATGCATCTATTTAGAAATCACCTAAGATAGAGCCTTCATCTACCTTACTAAGAACACTagacacgaggggagggattccacccttctttctttgctttctttactttccattCTTGTATCATTTATTGTTCCAACGTGCTATGCATTATTTGTTGAACTGACAtctctttgttttctctttttctgcaTACACAAACCTTAGAAATAAAAGTTTTGATGTGGTACTCATTAAGGACAGACCGCCTTTTGTAAATAACACGTCTAAATTTCAATCCATCGCATGTATACATATACGCATGTCATTTTAATCTTACCCAGACATCTAAATGGGGCACCTTTAGATCATGTTTCAATTATCGTATTGCATATTTATTCGTttaataaattggcatcataCATTAACCctagagggaatgccatttatGGAATTCCATTTTAGGAATGTACCAACCTTGTTTTCCCTGGGTAATTAACCCTCTATGGGATAttcatgtttaaatttttgtaaaacTGGAGGAGTGAGGCCTATAGGTAAGGTATTTAATCGAGGTTACGTGCTTCAAATGGACAGACCTCAACGAATCAGTCAGCTATTAGCAGTTCCAATAGAGGTTCGAAGATTGCCAGGGCTTCTCTCATTTAGTGAGATCAATCAGGTTGCCTCCTACCTCGGTCCAATTGAGATTTCAAAGTCATTGAATTAGAGATTGGAGTATTGTGGTAGAAGCTTTTATTCAACTGTGGGATCCCCAACGCTCAACATTTAGGATAGGAAACAAGGAGCTGACTCTGACAATTGAAGAGGTAGCCGGTCTTCTGAATTTGCCAGTAAAGGGTACAACAGTGATATTTCCAATTACTTCTGGCAAGATCAAATTCTGTCATTTTACTGGATTAAAAGAGTCTGTAGTGCGAGGATCAGATCAAAGCATAGATGTAAAATTTTTGTTTGACAGATTCGCAATGAAAGACGGATTTGATAAGCATTCGAAAGAtttttcatttacatctaaGGTAACATAGGAATGTAAGAGGCCACTGGTATATGAACTTGTGATGGCAGGGATTTATTTGTTTCCgaaaaaagataagaaaattgGTTTCAAAATCACTAAACTCTTGTCTGACTTAATTTTTGGGATTAAGGATCGACAAGCCTCTATAATACCGACTGTGTTGGCTGACATTTTTGTTGCGTGTACCAACTGTCAAAAGGGGTCAAAGTTTTTTTATGGGTCAAATCGGATCTTGCATATATGGGCCATGGAACACCTTCGGAGACAGTTGCCTGCTCCTGATGGTCTACCGTTGATTGGGTATAATTGGATAGCTACCCATCATAAGAGAGTTGACAAAAGCAATTAGCCAAGAAATGCATCAGAATGGTTGGACTTTCTGAGGGTATTGCTAGATCAAAAGATTAGATGGGTACTAGACTGGACCGACTGTTTCAACCCTGTTCTGCGCGCCAAGTCATCAGATTTTATACCGCTACTGGAAACTCAAGGCATCATGGTATACACTCCTAAAAGGTTTCTCAGACAGTTAGGACGCATTCAAGGAGTACCACTTACACCTGATTTGATCGATTTCACCATTAGTTTTGACAAAGGGATCTGTCCAGATAAAATTCTGATGAAAATACCAATTGTCGAAACTTGGGGAACGCTGTCCGATGATGAGGATATTGCTTATGTTTCGCATCTTAAACAGATGGCTTTAGTTACCCCTCAATACGAGGAGTGGCTTAGAGAATTTGATGCTGAGTGACCATTGATGGAACAGTCCGaggaaatcaagaaattaaTGGCTATCATTGAGGCGAAGGACAGAGAAAATGCACAATTAAGGCAATCTGTGGAAGTGAATAAGGGTCTAGCAGAGAAGAATAAAAGACTATGTgagaaaatgcaagaaagacaCCAGGAGTTAAAAAGAAAGTGTGGCAAGTTGTATGATCAAGCTAAACATATACAGAATCCCTATTCCAGAGAGTCAAAAGACGCTGTGATAGATAGATTGAAAAAGTTTAATGATCTTGTACAAAATCAAGTTCGAGAAATGATGTAGCTGATGTATGAGATTTTGAAATTCATCAATGAAATGATCTTTATCTTTTGCAAAGTTATTTTTTGAAACACAGGTTTGATGAACAGGCCTTAtttcgaaggtgttgcatcatatTAGGCCTATTATTGGTagaaaagggctcccccataggacatgcatccaaattatttaaatatctactaactcatgttttctttccttttcttgaatAAATTACAGCAATTTGACAGAAAATTCACTCCTAAATCAGTTTCTTTTCTCCACTATCAAGTATTTTTGACAATAGCTACCCGAAAAAGCCccatcatcaccaaatctcgAAGTAGAGCCTTGAGACAGcctgtaaacatgagttcagtACCAGAAACTTCAGAAAGATCTGCTATGGTTACGTTACCGGATTTCATAGCATTGGGAGCTCAGTTAAGTAAGGTACCTGGCAAGTTCAATGAGTTAAGTGCTGAAATGGCCGCACAGAGGCGTGTAATTGATCAGTTGGTCGCAAGCAACAGTAGTGGTGGTGTCCCCAACGACCAAGAACCTATCGATAATCACCCACCTGCACAAGACTATCAACCACCCCACATATCCAATACCCAAACAACTTTCCTTTCTCCTTTCGCCAATCCTCTTGAAAATACCTTTATTCGACTAAATTCAGACTTTTCCTATATGCATCCAAATTATATATTGGTGAATCCAACCAGTAGTCAAATCCCTCAAACTCATCCGCAAACCAATCTGAACGTTCTCCCCAATCCTCAGGGACCCCACCACCACATTGCAAAGCCTTTTGTACTGGATACGGCATCTCAAGGGAAGGCGGTGATAGAAGAACAATTTACACCCATTGACAAGGATCTATTAAGAAGGTTGGATCGATTCGATGATTTTATGAAAAAGAATCAAGGGTTGAGCAAGCATGATAGGTTGGACTACAATGAATTATGTCTTTTCCCAGATATTCAGCTACCGTTGGGATTCAAACTCCCAAATTCAGCAAGTATGATGGAACTGAAAATCCTAAGACGCATCTCAAGATATTGACCAACAAGTTAGGTAAACCCGTGGATGATGAGAATTTACCTATGCGCCTATTTCCGGAAAGTTTGGAGAGAGATGCTCTAGATTGgtattcaaatttgaagtctgGAGAAGTCAAAACCTGGTTGGATCTATCAACAGCTTTTGTGAAGCAATATGAATTTAACTATGAGTTGGCACCAACACGAACCACACTGGAGGGTACGAAAAGAAAGCCGTCGGAAGATCACAAGACCTATGCAAAGCGGTGGAGAAAGTTAGCTGCCAAAGTGGAGTCTCCTATGACTGAAGAAGAGATTGTTCGTACTTTTATCAAGACTCACGATCCACCCTATTTTGAAGAGatctttcgcatgactggaaGTTCGTTTGCTGCTATCATTAACAAGTTGGAGGAGTATGATGAATTTGTCAAAGtagggaagattgttaatgtgtctgcatTAAAGTTGCAATTGGATGCTCTACAAAATCAAAGCAACAATGAGAAAAAGCCTccatttaaaaagaaagaaggagaaacTGCTTTTATATGGGATCAAGACCCGTCTTTCAGACCCAGAAACCATCCTACCTATTCTTTTCCTTACCCGTATTACACCAATCCTCAACCAGTCTACCACACTACTACCCAACTTCATCATTCCCGACCAAGTCACTTGAATACCTTACCATTACCTCCAACACCACAACCTAACTTTCAAAATCACACTCGTCCCATTTACCATCCCAGAAAAATCTTGCAAAATAATAACCCTTCTCAAAATTCTTTTCAAACAAGTGGAATTCAAACTCAGAAGCAATTTCAAACCTTCACCAACTTAGACCGACCAATTGATCAATTATATGAGCAGTTAAAAGCAGCTGGAAAAATTGGCACCGTTCATCCCAAAGGCATTCCTCCAGGTTATGATACGCAAGGAatttgtgcttatcattctggaaGTCCAGGTCATACCACTGGCAATTGTTGGGCTTTAAAACATAAGATTCAAGATATGATTGATTCTGGAGGCATCCTTCtcaaaagaaaggaagaacaAGAACCGAATGTCAGTAAAAATCCTTTACCTGAGCACTGTGGGAGTTATCATCGCTGATGGAGATTTTATCGATCCCACTCAGTACATTGTAGATGAAACTGAGGTGTTTGGCGTAATGGAGGCTGACCACGCCAGAATGagaaaattattttctattGAAAAGTCCATGGCCAATGATAATGTTGAGAAAAAGTTgaaatcttttgtatttgaaaaagAGGAGCCATTTATAACGAAAGGGGGAGTTTCTGAGGTTGACAAATCTCCTTTTATTCTGGATCTACCATTTTTTGAATGGGATATATCAGAGCCTGTCATTCTTGAATTTTCGAAACAAATGCATGTCAATAACCTGCAAGAGGTGCCATGGAACTACGAGGAGTCTATTCTGTTGGTTGGAGATAAAAAATGCTTAAAGGAAGAGGTATCTACTGTTACCACGTTTGGGAGAATTATGAAAAACTCCAATATTGATGTTCAGTCCAAGGCCAAGGTTAAATCTCTGACACCCAAGTCTCGTGTGTCTGAAAATGAAACTGTAGATTTTCTGAAGATGCTGAAGAGAAGTGAATACAAAATAGTGGAGCAGTTGGGTAGGATGCCTACTCAGATTTCTTTTCTGAATTTTCTCTTGACCTCCGAGCTACACAGAGAAGCATTGCTCAAAATTTTGAACGAAGTTCAAGTCCCTAAAGATATTCTGGTGGATAAATTTTCTAACATTGTGGGAATGTACTTGCTGCTAATCATATTGTCTTCTCCGATGATGATCTGACTGCAGAAGGGATCGAACATAACAGAGTCTTGTATATATCAGTCCGCTGCAATGGAAAGCTGTTGCCGAGAATTTTAGTGGATAATGGGTCAGCGTTGAATATCTGTCCATAGAACACTCTCACCAAGTTTGGATTGCTTGACATTAAACTTCGTTCATCTGCAACTATGGTTCGATGATTTGATGGTTCAAGGAGAGAATCTATGGATGAAACAGATCTGGTATTGGAGATAGGCcctgctcaattccaagttacTTACCAAGTGATGGACTTCTCCAGCATTTACAATATTTTGCTTGAAAGACCTTGGATACATGCTTCCAATTCAGTGACATCTTCTCTGTATCAAATGTTAAGGTTTATTGCGAATGATCAGCTCATTACTGTGTTTGCTGAGAATGACTGTACCATAATCGTTGATGCAAAGTTCAATGGTGAAAATAGAAAAAGGACTCCAATTTCGTCTCATCACGTTGCTGACATTGCCTCTGTGGAATGGGGATCCAGGGATAAGTCGCTGGCTCAACCAGATTTACCAGAGACCAGTATTATGATGGTTAGGGAGATGATCCGAGGCGGATACGAAATAGGAAAAGGTCTTGGGAGGGAATTGCAAGGAATTTTGGAGCCAATAGAGATCCCGACGCAGAAAGATACATTTGAACTAGGATTTCATCCAATTGCTAAGGATAGAAGGGAAATGCAAGCTCGAAAATAAGCTGAAAAGAAGAGTAAGCAAACTGCCTTAAATGTCCCACCGCTATATCACACATTTCCTCATCCATCAGAGGTGGTTATGCCAGAAATGAAGAATTCTATAGAGAAAATTGAAGTGGACCTGCCTCAACTATTTGTCAGGGCCACTTATGAGGAGGAGCCATCAGAGAATACAGAATTTTTATCAATTATCGAAGAAGCTATTCAGAATTGAACTGCTGgttatcttccctctcgaaagGAATTTCGATAAATTTAAGGGGATTGTCTTTTGCTTAAATCATATCCAGATAGGACGGTAGTCTAGAtcttttgttaaaagaaattgctttcattttttttaaacctttATTCTCGTTTTAGTTCATATAGCTTGCTTTGTCCAAGAAAATGGCTGAAACGGGAATAAAGGTTTGGGCTGGATATGTCTTTAAATAGCAATCATGTCTGTATGTTTATCTTTTTGTGAAGTCTCGATgcatttttcaatttaatgaaATGAAAAATTTCTCCAGTATTTGCTATTTATTTATTACTTATGTTCTATTCTATTTTCAGATGGCCACAAATAAAATCCTCTGACCCTTTGGATGTCACTATTTTGGAATTCGATGGCTGCAATCTCGATATCTCTCATGAACTTGAAATCATGCAATCTGAAATTCAAAATGAGAGCGATACTGAGAAAGAATTTGAGTCTATTTCAAGAGATTTAAAACAGTATGAAGAGAAACCCAAATTCAACTTAGAAGAAATAGAAATCATCAATATTGGCACTGAGACAGAGGTTAAAGAGGTTAAAATCAGCATTCATTTGAATAAAAAACAGAATGAGGAAATGATTGAATTCTTAATGCTATTTCAAGATGTGTTCGCATGGTCATACGATGATATGTCAGGGACCTCTACAGACATAGTGGTGCACAGGTTGCTAACTGATCCAAATTTTTTACCTGTAAAGTAGAAGCCGCAtaaattcaaaccagaaatgAGTCTCAAGATAAAAGAACAAATTGTGAAACAACTCAATGCTAAGGTAATCATGGTGTCTCATTATCCCATCTGGCTATCAAATCCTGTGCCAGTGCCTAAGAAATCTGGTGAGGTACGAGTATATGTTGATTACAGAAATCTGAATAAGGCCAGTCCGAAAGACGATTTTCCTTTGCCAAATATTCATATTCTTTTGGACAATACTGTTGGACACGAAATTAAATCTTTTGGTGATTATTTTACTGGATATCATCAAATCTTAATGGTGGAAGAAGACAGAGAGAAAACCTCTTTTATCACCCCTTGGAGAACCTTTTGTTATCGAGTGATGCCTTTCGGGTTGAAGAATGCAGGTGCTACTTATCAGAGGATCATGACTACCCTGTTCCATGACATGATTCACAAAGAGATGGAggtttatgtggatgatatcataatTAAATCCAAGAAGGTCGAGAaccatttggttgatttaaAGAAACTGTTtgaaaaattgagaaaatataAGTTGAAATTGAATCCTGCGAAATGTGCTTTTGGAGCCCCAACTGGCAAATTATTAGGTTTTATTGTCAGCAAAAAGGGTATAGAGATAGATCCTGCGAAAAGaaaagcaattcgagatattCCCAttccaaaaagtcaaaaagatgTGAAGAGTTTTCTTGGAAAGATCAATTTCATTGGCCGATTCATTGCACAGTTAACTTCTACCTGTGAGTCTTTATTCAAACTGTTGAAAAAAAATGCGCCGATAGAGTGAAATGAAGATTGTCAGCAAGCTTTTGATAAGATCAAGAATTATTTGATAAATCCTCCGGTCTTAGTGCCACCTCAGCCAGGAAGGCCTCTGATTATGTATTTGTCTATTCTTGATGAGGCTGTTGGATGTGTTCTGGGATAGCATGATGAATCTGGGAGAAAGGAGCAAGCCGTCTACTATCTTAGCAAGAAATTTACAGCATATGAGGCCAACTATTCTTTTCTTGAGAGAAGTTATTGTACTTTCGCATAGGTAGTTCAGAAGTTAAGACATTATTTATTCGGTTATACCACGTACCTGATTTCGCGCTCTGATCCTCTAAAATATCTGTTGGAAAAGTCAATGCCCACGGGACGTATGGCTAAATGGCAAATGATCCTTTCTGAATTCGACATTGTCTTCACGACACAAAAGGCAGTCAAAGGTCAAGCCATAGCAGATCATTTGGTAAAAATTCAAGAGATGATGATTACCAGCCATTGCATACCTATTTTTCTGATAAAGAAATTCTGTTCTTTGGAGCAGTTGAGGACATGAGTGAGCAGTATCCTGAATGGAGGTTATTTTTTGACGGTGCGTCAAACTCTTTCGGAGTTGGAATTGGAGCAGTTTTAGTGTCGCCTGAAGGGAAACACTATCCTGCTACCGTCAAATTACGGTTTCCTTGTACCAACAACATGGTTGAGTATGAAACTTGTATTTTTGGATTAAAAATGGCATTGGACATAGAGATCAAGGACCTGATAACATTCAGTGATTCCGATTTACTTGTGCACCAGACGCTTAAACAGTGGGTAACTCGGAATTAAAAAATTATGTTGTATTATTGTAACTTGCTTAGTTTGGCCAGCAAATTCAGGAATTTGGAACTCAGACATATTCCCCGCACTCTAATGCCTTTATTGATACTTTAGCTACTCTGTCTTCGATGATCCAATATCCAGATGAGCTGGTGATTGAACCAATGCAGATTCAACTTCAGTATAGGTCAGTGCATTGTCTGGTTACGAAAAGGGTCACTGATGGTCGCTCTTAGTACAATGATATtaagaaattcatgaaaacgGGATCCTACCCTCCTGATACTGATTCTGttgcaaaaaaatttttacGCAGAATGTCATCAAGATTCTTCTTAAATGGAGAAGTGCTATACAAGAAAACATTTGATTTGGACATTCTGAGATGCATCAATGAACAAGAAGTCGATTATATGATGAAGGAAGTGCATAGTGGGATTTGTGGGCCGCACATGAATTGGCATCTACTGACTAAGAAGATCATGAGAACAGGATATTTTTGACTTACCAT is a window from the Coffea eugenioides isolate CCC68of unplaced genomic scaffold, Ceug_1.0 ScVebR1_3101;HRSCAF=4249, whole genome shotgun sequence genome containing:
- the LOC113757465 gene encoding uncharacterized protein LOC113757465; this encodes MSSVPETSERSAMVTLPDFIALGAQLSKVPGKFNELSAEMAAQRRVIDQLVASNSSGGVPNDQEPIDNHPPAQDYQPPHISNTQTTFLSPFANPLENTFIRLNSDFSYMHPNYILVNPTSSQIPQTHPQTNLNVLPNPQGPHHHIAKPFVLDTASQGKAVIEEQFTPIDKDLLRRYSATVGIQTPKFSKYDGTENPKTHLKILTNKLGKPVDDENLPMRLFPESLERDALDWYSNLKSGEVKTWLDLSTAFVKQYEFNYELAPTRTTLEGTKRKPSEDHKTYAKRWRKLAAKVESPMTEEEIVRTFIKTHDPPYFEEIFRMTGSSFAAIINKLEEYDEFVKVGKIVNVSALKLQLDALQNQSNNEKKPPFKKKEGETAFIWDQDPSFRPRNHPTYSFPYPYYTNPQPVYHTTTQLHHSRPSHLNTLPLPPTPQPNFQNHTRPIYHPRKILQNNNPSQNSFQTSGIQTQKQFQTFTNLDRPIDQLYEQLKAAGKIGTVHPKGIPPGYDTQGICAYHSGSPGHTTGNCWALKHKIQDMIDSGGILLKRKEEQEPNVSKNPLPEHCGSYHR
- the LOC113757466 gene encoding uncharacterized protein K02A2.6-like; translated protein: MSLKIKEQIVKQLNAKVIMVSHYPIWLSNPVPVPKKSGEVRVYVDYRNLNKASPKDDFPLPNIHILLDNTVGHEIKSFGDYFTGYHQILMVEEDREKTSFITPWRTFCYRVMPFGLKNAGATYQRIMTTLFHDMIHKEMEVYVDDIIIKSKKVENHLVDLKKLFEKLRKYKLKLNPAKCAFGAPTGKLLGFIVSKKGIEIDPAKRKAIRDIPIPKSQKDVKSFLGKINFIGRFIAQLTSTFEDMSEQYPEWRLFFDGASNSFGVGIGAVLVSPEGKHYPATVKLRFPCTNNMVEYETCIFGLKMALDIEIKDLITFSDSDLLVHQTLKQWFGQQIQEFGTQTYSPHSNAFIDTLATLSSMIQYPDELVIEPMQIQLQYRMSSRFFLNGEVLYKKTFDLDILRCINEQEVDYMMKEVHSGILAIEYFTKWVEAASYKHVTKKVVSDFLRNNIICRFGVPETLITDNVKNLKNDMVDELCEQFKIRHRNSAIYRPQMNGVVETANKNLKKIIRKMTETHRDWHEKLPYALMAYRTTIRTSTGATPYSLMFGMEAVIPAEVEIPSLRILMEAQIEETEWVRERQEQLSLIDGKRLNAVCHGQCYQQRMVRLYNKKVKPRLFDVGDKVLKRILPMQDEAKGKFAPNWQGPFIVKKVLSRGALILMEMDDQVFSQPINADMCKKFFI